A genomic region of uncultured Paludibaculum sp. contains the following coding sequences:
- the rpsD gene encoding 30S ribosomal protein S4, producing MARYIGPVCRQCRREGMKLFLKGARCFSEKCAIEKRNFPPGQHGKDRKPKIVGYGLQLREKQKAKRFYGVGEIQFRNLFEKAVRQKGVTGENLLSMLERRLDNIVHKIGFGTSRAMARQFVRHGHIAVNGHKVDIPSYIVRPNDVVEVREKSKQNSAIQGAIEATAHLPAPNWIEVDRENLKARVLSQPKREDLVQIKLEEQLIVELYSK from the coding sequence TTGGCTCGTTACATTGGTCCCGTTTGTCGGCAGTGCCGGCGCGAGGGCATGAAACTCTTCCTAAAAGGCGCGCGTTGTTTCAGCGAAAAGTGCGCCATCGAAAAGCGCAATTTCCCTCCGGGACAGCATGGCAAAGACCGTAAGCCGAAGATCGTCGGCTATGGCTTGCAGCTCCGCGAGAAACAGAAGGCAAAGCGCTTCTACGGTGTTGGCGAGATTCAGTTCCGCAATCTGTTCGAGAAGGCCGTCCGCCAAAAGGGTGTGACGGGCGAAAACCTTCTCAGCATGCTGGAGCGCCGGCTCGACAATATCGTTCATAAGATTGGATTTGGCACATCCCGAGCGATGGCCCGCCAGTTTGTCCGGCACGGCCACATCGCCGTCAACGGTCACAAAGTTGACATTCCTTCGTACATCGTCCGGCCCAATGACGTTGTTGAGGTCCGCGAGAAGTCGAAGCAGAACTCGGCTATCCAGGGTGCCATTGAGGCAACAGCCCACCTGCCCGCCCCCAACTGGATCGAGGTAGATCGCGAGAATCTCAAGGCGCGCGTGCTGTCACAACCCAAGCGCGAAGATCTCGTCCAGATCAAGCTCGAAGAACAGCTGATCGTCGAGTTGTACTCGAAGTAA
- the rpsK gene encoding 30S ribosomal protein S11 produces MAKQQPKASKKKSFKKKEKKNVPVGFCHIQATFNNTIVTFTDPIGNTLAWSSSGSLGFRGSRKGTPFAAQQASLTAANKAKESGLRQVEVRVAGPGSGRESAIRALATAGIEVRTIRDTTPIPHNGCRPPKKRRV; encoded by the coding sequence ATGGCGAAACAGCAACCCAAGGCCAGCAAGAAGAAGTCCTTCAAAAAGAAGGAGAAGAAGAACGTACCGGTGGGCTTCTGCCACATCCAGGCGACGTTCAACAACACCATCGTCACCTTCACCGATCCGATCGGCAACACTCTGGCTTGGTCCAGCTCCGGTTCCCTCGGATTCCGTGGTTCGCGCAAAGGCACGCCCTTTGCCGCTCAGCAGGCATCGCTTACGGCCGCCAACAAGGCCAAGGAAAGCGGTCTTCGTCAGGTGGAAGTGCGCGTTGCAGGGCCCGGCTCCGGCCGTGAGTCCGCGATTCGCGCCCTGGCGACCGCCGGCATCGAAGTCCGGACCATCCGCGACACGACCCCGATCCCACACAACGGCTGCCGCCCGCCCAAGAAGCGCCGAGTCTGA
- the rpsM gene encoding 30S ribosomal protein S13, which yields MARIAGVDLPARKRAEIGLTYIYGIGRTRAKSILHRAQIDPNKKIADLTEEEVARVRQILEDEGAVEGDLRKEISMNIKRLIEMGSYRGLRHRRSLPVRGQRSHTNARTRKGPRRGTVANKKKAGVK from the coding sequence ATGGCGCGTATCGCAGGTGTGGATCTGCCGGCTCGCAAGCGGGCTGAAATTGGTCTTACTTACATTTATGGGATCGGACGCACCCGTGCGAAGTCGATCCTGCACCGGGCTCAAATCGACCCGAACAAGAAGATTGCCGATCTGACTGAAGAGGAAGTAGCCCGCGTCCGTCAGATTCTGGAAGACGAAGGGGCCGTGGAAGGCGATCTCCGCAAGGAGATTTCGATGAACATCAAGCGGCTCATCGAGATGGGTTCCTATCGAGGACTCCGTCACCGTCGCAGCCTGCCGGTCCGCGGTCAACGCAGCCACACGAACGCCAGGACTCGGAAGGGTCCGCGCCGCGGTACCGTGGCCAACAAGAAGAAAGCCGGAGTGAAGTAA
- the rpmJ gene encoding 50S ribosomal protein L36 has product MKVRASVKKMCDKCKIINREGVVRVICTNPKHKQRQG; this is encoded by the coding sequence ATGAAAGTTCGGGCGTCGGTCAAGAAAATGTGCGATAAGTGCAAGATTATCAACCGCGAAGGTGTGGTGCGAGTGATCTGCACGAACCCCAAGCATAAGCAGCGGCAGGGCTAG
- a CDS encoding translation initiation factor IF-1, with translation MKSDRGPGASGEVVEILPASTFLVELADRRRVVAHLAAAVQRGFVRLRLRDRVEVELTAADPNRGRIVKVLKND, from the coding sequence GTGAAGTCGGACCGCGGGCCCGGTGCCAGCGGTGAAGTGGTGGAGATTTTGCCGGCGTCCACTTTTCTGGTGGAACTGGCGGATCGCCGGAGGGTGGTTGCCCACCTGGCTGCGGCGGTTCAGCGTGGGTTTGTGCGGCTCCGGCTGCGGGATCGAGTCGAGGTGGAATTGACTGCCGCCGACCCGAACCGGGGGCGGATCGTGAAAGTTTTAAAGAACGACTAG
- the map gene encoding type I methionyl aminopeptidase, with protein sequence MIIRKSPAELEKMRRAGLLVHAILQKVSSMAQVGVSTHEMEVVAEKMMKDAGAKPAFKGYYVPAAGSKYPFVLCTSVNDEVVHGMPSAKRVLKSGDIVSIDTGVCLEGYFGDSAVTVPVGEVSEEVKKLLRVTDESLQLAIGQMKAGNRLFDVCSAVERHVTSNGFSIVREFVGHGIGTALHEEPQVPNYVDRRNENPRLKEGMVLAIEPMVNAGRPETKVLSDRWTAVTKDGSNAAHFEHSVAVTANGPWVLTRP encoded by the coding sequence ATGATTATCCGGAAAAGCCCGGCGGAACTTGAAAAGATGCGGCGTGCAGGCTTGCTGGTGCACGCGATCCTCCAGAAGGTGTCCAGCATGGCTCAAGTGGGTGTCTCCACCCACGAGATGGAAGTTGTGGCCGAGAAGATGATGAAGGATGCGGGCGCGAAGCCGGCCTTCAAGGGTTATTATGTGCCGGCGGCGGGGAGCAAGTACCCCTTTGTCCTGTGCACTTCGGTGAATGACGAAGTGGTTCACGGGATGCCGTCGGCCAAGCGCGTGCTCAAGTCGGGGGACATCGTCTCGATCGATACCGGGGTTTGCCTGGAAGGCTACTTTGGTGACTCGGCGGTGACCGTACCGGTGGGTGAAGTAAGCGAGGAAGTGAAGAAGTTGCTTCGTGTGACCGACGAGTCGCTGCAGTTGGCGATCGGGCAGATGAAAGCGGGCAATCGCCTGTTTGATGTCTGCAGCGCGGTGGAGCGGCATGTCACTTCGAATGGGTTTTCGATCGTTCGCGAGTTTGTAGGCCATGGGATTGGGACGGCGCTTCACGAGGAGCCGCAGGTCCCGAACTACGTGGATCGCCGCAACGAGAATCCGAGGTTGAAAGAGGGCATGGTGCTGGCCATCGAGCCGATGGTCAATGCGGGCCGGCCCGAAACAAAGGTTCTATCCGACCGCTGGACGGCTGTTACGAAGGACGGCAGCAATGCGGCCCACTTCGAGCACAGTGTGGCGGTTACGGCCAACGGCCCATGGGTTCTGACCCGGCCGTGA
- a CDS encoding adenylate kinase, with product MRQAGDKLPKALILFGPPGSGKGTQAALLKERLAVPHISTGDMLRERIATGDPLGLQVKDLMQAGRLVPDEVVNRLVNDRISLPDCGGGFILDGYPRTIQQAEVLDSELRARGFEPVVIHLKVDYNRIIARIAGRRQCPVCGALYSLTSHPPKLPDTCDNEGSRLVVRDDDRESVIRERLEAYDRQTRPLLEYFAASGDAFHEVDGMVGNPQVILAAVCAVLSVE from the coding sequence ATGCGGCAAGCGGGCGACAAACTCCCAAAGGCTCTCATCTTGTTTGGACCTCCTGGGTCGGGCAAGGGGACCCAGGCGGCTCTTCTTAAGGAACGTCTTGCAGTTCCTCATATCTCCACGGGAGATATGCTACGTGAACGGATCGCTACCGGTGATCCGCTCGGGTTGCAGGTTAAGGACCTGATGCAGGCTGGCCGTTTGGTTCCGGATGAAGTAGTGAACCGGTTGGTCAACGATCGCATCTCGTTGCCGGACTGTGGTGGTGGGTTCATCCTCGATGGATACCCCCGCACAATACAGCAGGCCGAGGTTTTGGATAGTGAATTGCGGGCGCGCGGGTTCGAGCCGGTGGTGATCCACTTGAAAGTGGATTACAATAGGATCATCGCGCGTATAGCGGGCCGTAGGCAGTGTCCTGTCTGCGGTGCACTGTACAGTCTCACATCGCACCCGCCTAAGTTACCCGACACCTGCGACAACGAGGGCAGCCGGTTGGTTGTACGTGACGACGACAGGGAAAGCGTGATCCGTGAGCGGTTGGAAGCTTACGACCGCCAGACCCGGCCCTTGCTGGAGTATTTCGCCGCCTCTGGCGATGCATTCCATGAGGTGGATGGGATGGTTGGTAATCCGCAAGTGATCCTCGCGGCGGTGTGTGCGGTATTGAGCGTGGAATGA
- the secY gene encoding preprotein translocase subunit SecY: MQKFFEALANIFRVPDLRNRVLFTLGLLAVYRLGAAIPIPGVDAIKFEEFFRRNQGTLFGFLDLFSGGQFRKLTVFALGIMPYITSSIVLQLLTIVVPTLEKLQKEGELGRRKITQWTRYLTVGLGLMQSLFIATALQRQGNFVVNPGFGFIAMTMLTLTTGTAFIMWLGEQITERGVGNGMSLIIFAGIVAGLPAAIGNIYQNTFVTNNWPPLQLLIILIMMVGVVAFIVLVERGERRIPVQYAKRVVGRRMMGGQSTHLPLKVNAGGVIPVIFASSLLAFPLTMLNIPFIANNKWLSGFLGSIRSGEPMYIILFVTLIIFFSFFYVSIIFNPNEAADNMRKYGGFIPGIRPGKNTADYMNKILTRITVVGGLYLAILSLIPELMIGGIKLQHLPPAILGNWIDLNFPRWLLDGLGVTFVFGGTSLLIVVGVAMDTVNQVEAQLIMRHYEGFTPRAGRIRGRRSGM, encoded by the coding sequence ATGCAAAAGTTTTTCGAAGCTCTGGCCAACATATTCCGGGTACCGGATCTGCGGAACCGTGTGCTGTTCACTCTAGGCCTGCTCGCTGTCTATCGGTTGGGAGCGGCGATCCCGATCCCAGGCGTGGACGCGATCAAGTTCGAGGAGTTCTTTCGGCGCAATCAGGGGACTCTCTTCGGATTCCTGGATCTGTTCTCCGGCGGTCAGTTCCGCAAGCTGACGGTCTTCGCGCTCGGCATCATGCCGTACATCACGTCGTCAATCGTTCTACAACTGTTGACGATCGTTGTGCCTACTCTGGAAAAGCTCCAGAAGGAAGGCGAGTTGGGCCGCCGCAAGATTACGCAGTGGACCCGCTACCTGACGGTCGGCCTGGGCCTGATGCAGTCCCTGTTCATTGCCACCGCGCTCCAGCGCCAAGGCAACTTCGTCGTGAATCCCGGTTTTGGTTTCATCGCGATGACGATGCTGACCCTGACCACCGGCACGGCGTTCATCATGTGGCTGGGCGAGCAGATCACTGAGCGCGGAGTCGGCAACGGCATGTCGCTCATCATCTTCGCCGGCATCGTGGCCGGCTTGCCGGCCGCCATCGGCAACATCTACCAGAACACGTTTGTCACCAATAACTGGCCCCCGCTACAGCTCCTGATCATTCTTATCATGATGGTCGGCGTTGTCGCCTTCATCGTCCTTGTCGAACGTGGGGAACGGCGAATTCCTGTTCAGTACGCAAAGCGTGTCGTCGGGCGCCGCATGATGGGCGGCCAGTCGACGCACCTCCCTCTCAAGGTGAACGCGGGCGGCGTGATCCCCGTCATCTTTGCCAGTTCGCTGCTGGCCTTCCCTCTGACGATGTTGAACATCCCGTTCATTGCCAACAATAAGTGGCTGTCCGGGTTCCTCGGCTCCATCCGCAGCGGCGAGCCGATGTACATCATCCTGTTTGTCACACTGATCATCTTCTTCTCGTTCTTCTACGTCAGCATCATCTTCAACCCCAACGAAGCAGCCGACAACATGCGTAAGTACGGCGGCTTCATCCCGGGCATCCGGCCGGGTAAGAACACTGCTGACTATATGAACAAGATTCTGACGCGGATCACCGTGGTCGGCGGCCTGTACCTTGCGATCCTGTCGCTCATCCCCGAATTGATGATCGGCGGCATCAAGTTGCAGCACCTGCCCCCTGCCATTCTCGGGAATTGGATTGACCTCAATTTCCCGCGATGGCTGCTGGACGGACTCGGCGTGACCTTCGTTTTCGGCGGCACATCGCTGCTGATCGTGGTCGGCGTGGCCATGGACACGGTCAATCAGGTAGAGGCGCAGTTGATCATGCGCCACTATGAAGGGTTTACCCCCCGCGCGGGCCGCATCCGTGGCCGGCGCAGCGGAATGTAA
- the rplO gene encoding 50S ribosomal protein L15, with amino-acid sequence MNLSEVKPPKGQVKTQRRVGRGMGTGRGKYSGRGAKGAKSISGYSKMRGFEGGQMPLHRRLPKRGFSNAIFKKDFAVINVGTLEKLEGDTFTPASLKASGIIKKLGDGLKVLANGELKRAITVEAHLFSEAAQEKIKAAGGTVTVIPPKVRQEKPAK; translated from the coding sequence ATGAACCTCAGCGAAGTTAAACCGCCAAAGGGGCAAGTCAAGACCCAGCGCCGCGTCGGCCGCGGTATGGGTACTGGCCGCGGTAAGTATTCCGGCCGCGGCGCCAAAGGCGCCAAGTCCATCAGCGGCTATTCGAAGATGCGCGGGTTTGAAGGCGGCCAGATGCCGCTGCACCGCCGCCTTCCCAAGCGTGGCTTCTCCAATGCCATCTTTAAGAAGGATTTCGCCGTCATCAACGTCGGAACCCTCGAGAAGTTGGAAGGCGACACGTTCACACCCGCAAGTCTGAAAGCGTCCGGCATCATCAAGAAGCTCGGCGACGGACTAAAGGTGCTGGCGAATGGGGAATTGAAGCGCGCCATCACCGTCGAAGCCCACCTGTTCTCCGAGGCAGCTCAGGAGAAGATCAAGGCCGCGGGTGGCACGGTAACCGTGATCCCACCCAAGGTCCGGCAGGAAAAGCCCGCTAAGTAG
- the rpmD gene encoding 50S ribosomal protein L30 translates to MAATIKIKLISSPIGSPEKHKKIVRAIGLHKINQVVEKPDTPSFRGMAVKVPHLLKIVTE, encoded by the coding sequence ATGGCGGCCACAATCAAGATCAAGCTGATTTCCAGCCCGATCGGAAGCCCCGAAAAACACAAGAAAATTGTACGGGCCATTGGGCTGCACAAGATCAACCAGGTGGTTGAGAAGCCGGATACGCCGAGCTTCCGCGGTATGGCGGTCAAAGTGCCCCATCTGCTGAAGATCGTCACCGAGTAA
- the rpsE gene encoding 30S ribosomal protein S5, translating into MKKIDPKAFNLKEQVVSINRVTKVVKGGKNLSFSALVVVGDPDQRVVGFGTGKAKEVPSAIKKGIEAAKKNLHHVNTVGSSIPHVVLGKFGAGAVLLKPAPEGTGVIAGGPVRAVIQAAGIHNVLTKSLGTHNPHNVVKATIAALDQLRDKTVVADLRGLAVENL; encoded by the coding sequence GTGAAGAAAATCGATCCGAAGGCCTTCAACCTGAAAGAACAGGTTGTCAGCATCAACCGCGTGACCAAAGTGGTCAAGGGCGGTAAGAATCTCAGCTTCTCAGCCTTGGTGGTGGTGGGCGATCCGGACCAGCGCGTGGTGGGATTTGGTACCGGCAAAGCGAAGGAAGTTCCTTCGGCCATCAAAAAGGGTATCGAGGCGGCCAAGAAGAATCTGCACCATGTGAACACGGTTGGCAGCAGCATTCCTCACGTTGTGCTGGGCAAGTTCGGCGCTGGCGCCGTTCTGCTGAAGCCGGCTCCCGAGGGTACTGGTGTCATCGCGGGCGGACCTGTCCGCGCGGTCATCCAGGCGGCCGGGATTCACAATGTGCTCACGAAGTCTCTGGGTACGCACAACCCGCACAACGTTGTGAAAGCGACCATCGCTGCTCTCGACCAACTCCGTGACAAGACGGTGGTCGCTGACCTGCGCGGGTTGGCTGTGGAGAACCTGTAA
- the rplR gene encoding 50S ribosomal protein L18 translates to MKRSIDKDSRRRRIHVRIRERVKGTQERPRLAVFRSIKNIYAQVIDDRAGRTIVSASSAEANATATGGNLAGAKEIGKLVAERAKAQGVNKVVFDRGGYLYHGRIKALADAAREAGLEF, encoded by the coding sequence ATGAAGCGCTCCATCGATAAAGATTCGCGTCGCCGACGGATTCACGTCCGGATCCGCGAGAGGGTGAAGGGTACGCAGGAGCGGCCCCGCCTGGCGGTATTCCGCAGCATCAAAAACATCTACGCGCAGGTAATCGACGACCGCGCGGGCCGCACGATCGTCTCGGCCTCCAGCGCCGAAGCGAACGCCACCGCAACGGGCGGCAACCTCGCTGGAGCCAAGGAAATTGGTAAGCTCGTCGCAGAGCGCGCCAAGGCACAAGGCGTCAACAAAGTGGTCTTCGACCGCGGCGGTTATCTGTACCACGGGCGCATCAAGGCTCTCGCCGATGCTGCCCGGGAAGCCGGACTGGAGTTCTAA
- the rplF gene encoding 50S ribosomal protein L6 — MSRVGKKPIPLPVGVKVMLGDEMKVEGPKGKLTVPIPHGVRIEKNDAVLDVKRDGDQYAALHGLTRALASNAVVGVSAGFTRELDIVGIGYRAEVKGNVIVFVLGYSHTIEFLLPPGIDCKVDKNTHLVLTSIDKQALGQVAANIRALRPPEPYKQKGIRYTGETVRKKVGKTGAGGK, encoded by the coding sequence ATGTCACGAGTTGGTAAAAAACCTATCCCGCTGCCGGTCGGCGTCAAAGTGATGCTGGGCGACGAGATGAAGGTGGAAGGTCCTAAGGGCAAGCTGACGGTGCCGATTCCGCACGGCGTGCGCATCGAGAAGAACGATGCGGTGCTCGACGTCAAGCGGGATGGCGATCAATACGCGGCTCTGCATGGTTTAACGCGCGCGCTGGCTTCCAATGCCGTAGTAGGCGTCAGCGCGGGATTTACCCGCGAATTGGACATCGTCGGCATCGGCTATCGCGCCGAGGTCAAGGGCAATGTGATTGTGTTTGTGCTGGGCTATTCGCACACGATCGAGTTCCTGCTGCCGCCCGGCATCGACTGCAAAGTGGACAAGAACACGCACCTGGTGCTGACCAGCATCGATAAGCAGGCGCTGGGCCAGGTGGCTGCCAACATCCGCGCGCTGCGTCCGCCGGAGCCCTACAAGCAGAAGGGCATCCGCTATACAGGTGAGACCGTACGCAAGAAGGTCGGCAAGACCGGCGCGGGCGGAAAGTAG
- the rpsH gene encoding 30S ribosomal protein S8, translating into MVSDPIADMLTRIRNGMKAKFPKVDVPASKLKTEIARILKDEGYILNYKIVDEGNHKAIRVYLKYTPANQPVISIIERVSRPGCRVYVGSDEIPKVLGGLGINILTTPKGLLTGKAARKEGVGGEILCQVY; encoded by the coding sequence ATGGTTTCCGATCCCATCGCCGACATGCTCACGCGCATCCGGAACGGCATGAAGGCCAAGTTCCCCAAGGTGGATGTGCCGGCCTCGAAGCTGAAGACCGAGATTGCCCGCATTCTGAAGGATGAAGGCTACATCCTGAACTACAAGATTGTGGACGAAGGCAATCACAAAGCCATCCGCGTCTACCTCAAGTACACCCCGGCCAATCAGCCGGTGATTTCGATCATCGAGCGCGTTTCGCGCCCCGGTTGCCGTGTGTACGTGGGCAGCGACGAAATCCCGAAGGTGCTCGGTGGGTTGGGTATCAATATCCTGACCACACCGAAAGGCCTGCTAACGGGTAAGGCTGCGCGCAAGGAAGGCGTTGGCGGCGAGATTCTCTGCCAGGTCTACTAG
- a CDS encoding type Z 30S ribosomal protein S14: MATTAKIAKDNKKPKFAIRHRNRCKRCGRPRGYMRKFELCRICFRLLSLAGEVPGVTKSSW, from the coding sequence ATGGCGACGACGGCGAAAATTGCCAAGGATAACAAGAAGCCGAAGTTTGCGATCCGGCACCGCAACCGCTGCAAGCGCTGCGGCCGGCCCCGGGGCTACATGCGCAAGTTCGAGTTGTGCCGCATTTGCTTCCGCCTGCTTTCGCTCGCCGGGGAAGTCCCGGGCGTGACGAAGTCGAGCTGGTAG
- the rplE gene encoding 50S ribosomal protein L5, giving the protein MATKARLRELYVKSVVPALTKEFNYSNSMAVPKLEKVTVNIGLGEATQNPKMVDGTVNELGAVTGQKPVITKARKSIAAFKLREGMSIGTMVTLRGDRMYEFLDRLMNVALPRVRDFRGVSTKSFDGRGNYTLGVRDQLIFPEIDYNKVEKTKGMNVCITTTAKTDAEAQALLKLLGMPFRQN; this is encoded by the coding sequence ATGGCAACGAAGGCGCGACTGAGAGAGCTTTATGTGAAGTCGGTGGTCCCGGCTTTGACGAAGGAATTTAACTACTCCAATTCGATGGCTGTCCCGAAGTTGGAGAAGGTGACCGTCAATATCGGACTGGGCGAAGCGACGCAGAACCCCAAGATGGTTGATGGTACGGTCAACGAACTGGGTGCGGTCACCGGCCAGAAACCCGTGATCACCAAGGCCCGCAAGTCCATCGCCGCATTCAAGTTGCGCGAGGGCATGTCGATCGGCACAATGGTGACGCTGCGCGGCGACCGGATGTACGAGTTCCTCGACCGCTTGATGAACGTGGCGCTGCCCCGCGTGCGCGACTTCCGTGGTGTGTCGACCAAGAGTTTTGATGGGCGCGGCAACTATACGCTGGGCGTCCGCGATCAGTTGATCTTCCCTGAGATCGACTACAACAAGGTCGAAAAGACCAAGGGCATGAACGTCTGCATCACCACGACGGCCAAAACCGATGCCGAGGCGCAGGCGCTGCTGAAGTTGCTGGGGATGCCGTTCCGGCAGAACTAG
- the rplX gene encoding 50S ribosomal protein L24, producing MRIRKNDTVKVIAGKDKGKVGRVLEVNRETGRILVEGVQMSKKHVKPNPAQGVKGGIAEREAPIHVSNVMIVTSDGHTSRIGVKVENVGGKTRRIRIARKTGETLDKK from the coding sequence ATCCGCATCCGCAAGAACGACACCGTGAAGGTGATTGCGGGCAAGGACAAGGGCAAGGTGGGCCGCGTTCTGGAAGTGAACCGGGAGACCGGCAGGATTCTGGTGGAAGGCGTGCAGATGTCCAAGAAGCACGTGAAGCCGAATCCGGCACAGGGCGTGAAGGGTGGCATCGCTGAACGGGAAGCCCCCATCCACGTTTCGAACGTGATGATTGTGACCAGCGACGGGCACACCTCCCGCATCGGGGTCAAGGTTGAGAACGTCGGCGGCAAGACCCGTCGAATTCGCATCGCCCGCAAGACCGGCGAGACCCTCGACAAAAAGTAG
- the rplN gene encoding 50S ribosomal protein L14: protein MIGMRTILEVADNSGARRLSCILPRGGDKGLQAGLGDVITAAVKEAAPDSNIKKGKVVRCVIVRMRKETRRKDGTYIRFDSNAAVLVNDLGEPVGTRVFGPVARELRDKKFMKIVSLAPEVI from the coding sequence ATGATTGGAATGAGAACAATCCTCGAGGTGGCCGACAACAGCGGCGCCCGTAGGCTGAGCTGCATTCTGCCCCGCGGTGGCGACAAGGGCCTGCAAGCGGGCCTGGGTGACGTGATCACCGCGGCTGTTAAAGAGGCCGCCCCGGACTCCAACATCAAGAAGGGGAAGGTCGTCCGATGCGTGATCGTGCGCATGCGCAAGGAAACTCGGCGCAAGGACGGCACCTATATTCGCTTCGATTCGAACGCGGCCGTGCTGGTAAACGACCTCGGCGAGCCTGTCGGCACCCGCGTGTTCGGTCCCGTCGCGCGTGAGTTGCGCGACAAGAAGTTCATGAAGATTGTGTCGCTCGCTCCGGAGGTAATTTAA
- the rpsQ gene encoding 30S ribosomal protein S17: MAEVQANHKNEKVGEVVSTKMAKTIVVQVTRRVPHPLYKRIVSKRNKFYAHDEDGTAKVGDVVRIIESRPLSKLKRWTLGEVVRRAVDTSVAGLSE, translated from the coding sequence ATGGCCGAAGTGCAAGCCAACCATAAGAACGAGAAGGTAGGCGAGGTCGTTTCGACCAAGATGGCCAAGACCATCGTGGTGCAGGTGACGCGACGCGTGCCGCACCCTCTGTACAAGCGAATTGTGTCAAAGCGCAATAAGTTCTACGCGCATGACGAAGACGGAACAGCGAAGGTGGGCGACGTGGTGCGCATCATCGAAAGCCGGCCGTTGAGCAAGTTGAAGCGCTGGACGCTGGGCGAAGTGGTTCGCCGTGCGGTGGACACCAGTGTCGCGGGACTGTCGGAGTAG
- the rpmC gene encoding 50S ribosomal protein L29, translating to MTAEKIRELDEKELAVKVKEMEEQLFRLKFQMSMGQMEGLKKYRELKKDRARIYTVQRQRQLKAAGEAK from the coding sequence ATGACAGCGGAAAAGATTCGGGAACTCGACGAAAAGGAATTGGCCGTCAAGGTCAAGGAAATGGAAGAGCAGCTCTTCCGGCTCAAGTTCCAGATGTCCATGGGACAGATGGAAGGCCTGAAGAAGTACCGCGAGCTGAAGAAGGACCGGGCGCGGATCTACACGGTGCAGCGCCAGCGCCAACTGAAAGCCGCCGGGGAGGCGAAGTAA
- the rplP gene encoding 50S ribosomal protein L16 — protein MLMPKKVKYRKQQRGRRAGKAWRGSTLSFGDFGLKAMAVGWVTDRQIEAARIAMTRFIKRGGKVWIRLFPDKPITKKPAETRMGKGKGAPEQWVCVVRPGKIMFEMEGVSQELAAEAMRLAAMKLPIRTKLITREDTVG, from the coding sequence ATGTTGATGCCGAAGAAGGTTAAGTACAGGAAACAGCAGCGCGGCCGTCGCGCCGGCAAGGCGTGGCGCGGCTCAACGCTGTCATTCGGCGATTTCGGCCTGAAGGCCATGGCGGTGGGCTGGGTAACGGACCGGCAGATTGAAGCGGCGCGTATTGCAATGACACGCTTCATCAAGCGTGGAGGCAAGGTGTGGATTCGCCTCTTCCCGGACAAGCCGATCACGAAGAAGCCCGCTGAAACGCGTATGGGTAAGGGCAAGGGCGCGCCGGAACAGTGGGTTTGCGTCGTTCGCCCTGGAAAAATCATGTTCGAGATGGAAGGCGTTTCGCAGGAGCTAGCGGCCGAGGCGATGCGTCTTGCGGCGATGAAGCTGCCCATCCGCACAAAGCTGATTACCCGCGAGGACACGGTTGGTTAA
- the rplV gene encoding 50S ribosomal protein L22, whose amino-acid sequence MEARAEARFIRVSAQKARLVIDLIRGRKAGDAITILRTTNKRIAPTVEKVLRSAIANAENRNTDLDVDTLFVTEAYVNEGPRQKRVRPAPMGRAYRYQRRTSHIVVKVGEKNAEAALSQK is encoded by the coding sequence ATGGAAGCGAGAGCGGAAGCCAGATTCATTCGAGTGTCGGCGCAGAAGGCGCGGCTCGTAATCGACCTGATCCGCGGCCGTAAGGCCGGGGACGCGATTACGATTCTGCGGACCACCAACAAGCGCATTGCGCCAACGGTGGAAAAGGTTCTGCGGTCGGCCATCGCCAATGCGGAAAACCGCAATACTGACCTCGATGTCGACACCTTGTTTGTCACCGAGGCCTATGTTAACGAAGGGCCGCGCCAGAAGAGGGTGCGCCCCGCACCGATGGGCCGCGCCTACCGGTATCAGCGCCGGACTTCCCACATCGTGGTGAAGGTTGGCGAAAAGAACGCCGAAGCGGCGCTGAGTCAGAAATAA